The following coding sequences lie in one Verrucomicrobiota bacterium genomic window:
- a CDS encoding alpha-amylase family glycosyl hydrolase, whose product MSTAEKILQAYWESHRSGLVVLSRDWVSQKEKPPLFFGPPMRPFDTLTRSSPLVYGQLAGYLRFRGKLLFTYEFPERGQTELSTNGVFVAGEFNHWKPLEDPSQWRLQRTRLHGIEFAVLRIPDDRIDVTQPFKFKFQSGDGAWLEVSPSSPNATFDENGACNHEFHPERTGLHLFEFEVPENYETDGQEQVIWSSKGVEDVRHLPPTESFLELHSEAQLGAIPEAGKTTFRIFAPRASSVVVEYQREPEMDQPYRLTMQGPTEGVWEGTANQNLESWFYHYKVTGTNRDSSTQFDPDFPILDPYAKASFFRAGPGIILGEASFPKRGIDPGFTPPRWDDLVICETHVRDLLGRVPPPFRDEDKLGFSGLAKWIRSGDSYLHELGINAVELQPVQEFDSQSKEEYHWGYMPVNYFSPESTYARHPEKASQVEEFRDLVRAMHEQEFTVILDVVYNHVGEPNNLLFLDKYYYFHLNTHHYLMNYSGCGNDLRTDAPMVRRLIIESLIHLVEQYGVDGFRFDLADLVGKPTLVEIEKKLKERFPHLILIAEPWSFRGHIADDLKDTGWASWNDGYRDFLAEYVRGGNNRDAAQYFLAGSPHSRTEWPAQTVNYSESHDDYCWLDRITENPKHQGWNPTTADRRRTHLMVAFLFSSLGIPMVSAGQDGLRTKQGVHNTYQRGDLNAIDYERRVYYSMTAQYFEQWIRLRLSSVGRLLRPGVHRNGYLSFSGPDGSSGLACLYNADGLSEGGHLLFAINPHTEPQCIPWPESSPHEDWIQIADQERVSRGGLETALHRLGDEGIYLPGLSCGLWKHGR is encoded by the coding sequence GTGAGCACCGCGGAAAAGATCCTCCAAGCCTACTGGGAATCGCACCGGAGCGGCTTGGTAGTGCTTTCCCGCGATTGGGTGAGCCAAAAGGAAAAACCCCCACTCTTTTTCGGCCCTCCGATGCGTCCCTTCGACACACTCACCCGTTCGTCTCCGCTGGTCTACGGTCAGCTGGCTGGATATCTTCGTTTTCGAGGCAAACTACTTTTCACCTACGAATTTCCTGAACGCGGCCAGACTGAGCTATCCACCAACGGCGTGTTCGTAGCGGGTGAATTCAATCATTGGAAACCACTGGAGGATCCTAGCCAGTGGCGTTTGCAGCGCACTCGGCTGCACGGAATCGAATTTGCCGTCCTTCGGATACCCGATGACCGAATCGACGTTACCCAACCCTTCAAGTTCAAGTTCCAGTCAGGCGATGGGGCATGGCTCGAAGTATCTCCAAGCTCGCCGAATGCTACGTTCGACGAAAACGGTGCCTGCAATCACGAGTTTCATCCAGAACGCACCGGCCTACACCTATTTGAGTTTGAAGTTCCCGAGAACTATGAAACCGACGGGCAAGAACAAGTGATTTGGTCGTCCAAGGGTGTCGAAGATGTCCGTCACCTTCCTCCCACAGAGTCTTTTCTTGAGCTTCATTCCGAAGCGCAGTTAGGAGCCATTCCGGAGGCAGGAAAGACCACATTCCGCATCTTTGCACCACGGGCATCTTCTGTAGTAGTAGAATATCAGAGGGAACCCGAGATGGACCAGCCCTATCGCCTGACCATGCAAGGTCCAACCGAAGGAGTTTGGGAAGGCACTGCAAACCAAAATCTGGAGTCATGGTTTTACCACTACAAAGTTACCGGGACCAACCGCGATTCTTCCACCCAATTCGATCCTGACTTTCCGATTCTCGATCCTTACGCAAAAGCCTCCTTCTTTCGAGCGGGTCCGGGAATCATACTTGGAGAGGCCTCCTTCCCAAAGCGGGGAATCGACCCCGGCTTTACTCCTCCGCGTTGGGATGACCTGGTGATATGTGAAACCCACGTGCGCGACCTTCTTGGGAGAGTTCCACCGCCCTTTCGAGATGAAGACAAGCTGGGGTTTTCGGGGTTAGCCAAATGGATTCGGTCCGGCGACTCTTACCTTCACGAACTTGGCATCAATGCGGTCGAGCTCCAGCCTGTGCAGGAGTTCGATAGCCAATCGAAGGAAGAGTACCACTGGGGCTACATGCCGGTAAACTACTTCTCCCCCGAAAGCACCTACGCACGCCATCCTGAAAAGGCCAGTCAAGTCGAGGAATTCCGCGACCTCGTCCGCGCGATGCACGAGCAGGAGTTCACGGTCATTCTGGACGTTGTCTACAACCATGTCGGAGAACCGAACAACCTGCTTTTCCTCGATAAATATTATTATTTCCATCTAAACACTCACCACTACCTCATGAACTACAGTGGTTGTGGAAACGATCTGCGAACCGACGCACCCATGGTCCGTCGCCTGATCATCGAGAGCTTGATTCACTTGGTCGAACAGTATGGCGTCGACGGGTTCCGCTTTGACCTGGCAGATCTCGTAGGCAAGCCGACACTCGTCGAGATTGAAAAGAAGCTGAAGGAACGCTTCCCTCATCTGATTTTAATTGCCGAGCCGTGGAGCTTCCGCGGGCACATCGCAGATGACCTAAAAGATACCGGATGGGCCTCATGGAACGACGGCTATCGCGATTTCTTGGCCGAATATGTTCGGGGCGGAAACAACCGCGATGCCGCGCAGTATTTTCTAGCGGGCTCCCCGCACAGCCGAACGGAATGGCCCGCTCAAACCGTCAATTACTCGGAATCTCACGATGACTATTGCTGGCTGGACCGCATCACCGAGAATCCGAAACATCAAGGGTGGAACCCGACAACTGCGGACCGCCGCCGCACCCACCTGATGGTTGCTTTTCTCTTTTCATCCCTTGGTATCCCAATGGTTTCGGCGGGACAGGACGGACTTCGAACGAAACAGGGTGTCCACAACACCTACCAGCGTGGGGATCTAAACGCAATCGATTACGAACGCCGCGTCTACTATTCCATGACTGCACAGTATTTCGAGCAGTGGATTCGCCTCCGCCTCTCTTCGGTAGGAAGACTCTTGCGCCCGGGCGTTCACCGCAACGGTTATTTATCTTTCTCCGGCCCCGATGGCTCCTCGGGCCTCGCTTGTCTGTACAACGCAGACGGGTTGTCGGAAGGAGGCCACTTGCTCTTTGCGATTAACCCTCACACCGAGCCGCAGTGCATTCCGTGGCCAGAGTCTTCGCCGCATGAAGACTGGATCCAGATCGCGGACCAGGAAAGAGTCTCCCGGGGCGGCCTAGAAACAGCCCTCCATCGTTTGGGAGACGAAGGAATCTACCTTCCGGGTCTCTCCTGCGGGTTGTGGAAGCATGGCAGGTAA
- a CDS encoding MEKHLA domain-containing protein, translating to MASSSPQTTAQRRQAKLILESYERILGKPLIPEAGSQEEAINLMWTSPFVILSSAPDAETTLNYGNLTALRLWEMDWNTLCRTSSRHTAEPEHRDERERYMKQVREIGYIKDYSGIRISRTGKRFRIEKATVWNLTDNERKHLGQAATFSRWIPLKDNS from the coding sequence ATGGCTTCGTCATCCCCCCAAACCACTGCGCAAAGACGACAAGCCAAACTGATTCTCGAAAGCTACGAAAGGATCCTTGGGAAACCTCTTATCCCTGAAGCTGGCTCTCAGGAAGAGGCCATTAACCTGATGTGGACCTCCCCATTCGTCATTCTGTCCAGTGCGCCTGACGCGGAAACCACTCTGAACTACGGCAATCTCACTGCTCTAAGGCTATGGGAGATGGACTGGAACACCCTCTGCAGGACCTCCTCGAGACATACAGCGGAACCGGAGCATCGCGACGAACGGGAGCGATACATGAAACAGGTCAGGGAGATCGGCTACATCAAAGACTACTCCGGCATTCGCATCTCCCGCACTGGCAAACGCTTTCGAATCGAGAAAGCGACTGTCTGGAACCTGACCGACAACGAACGCAAGCATCTTGGTCAAGCAGCTACATTTTCGCGCTGGATACCGCTGAAAGACAATTCCTAG
- a CDS encoding glycosyltransferase family 1 protein: MRITLVTETFPPEINGVAMTLEKLALGLSSLGHSVDVIRPRQETEVPLRDEFTQFAVPGVSLPGYSELNMGLPVLRSIDQRWSNTPPDAVYLATEGPLGIAALSAALIRGFLTISGFHTNFHEYMRHYRLDWLEQIAEQYLKTIHNSTWRTFGPSRDLLGKLEQAGFRNLRLLERGVDTDLFSPERRSKKLRSSWEATDHTPVYLYVGRVASEKNMQLLFRAWEQIRSHQQAAKMIIVGDGPERPALEAQWKDVIFTGAKRSTDLAEHYASADFFIFPSITETFGNVVTEALSSGLVVLAFDYAAPKKFIRDAQNGFLAPFADEPAFLNAVDRFITEEIDWQSIRKAARETGLQLSWSSVLNRFAKDIEEAIRQRKAEDTQQI, translated from the coding sequence GTGAGAATCACACTCGTCACCGAAACCTTTCCTCCCGAAATCAATGGGGTCGCTATGACTCTAGAAAAGCTTGCCCTTGGCCTGTCCTCCCTTGGCCACTCGGTAGATGTGATCCGTCCCCGCCAGGAAACTGAAGTCCCACTTAGAGACGAATTCACCCAGTTCGCAGTTCCAGGTGTTTCCTTACCCGGCTATTCGGAGTTGAATATGGGACTCCCCGTTTTGCGCAGCATCGATCAACGTTGGTCCAATACTCCCCCAGACGCGGTTTATCTGGCAACCGAAGGTCCCCTCGGGATAGCTGCTCTCTCGGCAGCACTGATCCGCGGCTTTTTAACCATATCCGGATTCCACACCAACTTCCACGAATACATGCGGCATTACCGGTTGGATTGGCTCGAACAGATTGCCGAGCAATACCTGAAAACCATCCATAACTCCACTTGGAGGACCTTTGGACCCTCCCGCGATCTCCTCGGCAAGTTGGAGCAAGCCGGTTTTCGCAACCTCCGTCTTTTAGAGCGGGGCGTCGACACGGATCTCTTTTCTCCTGAACGCCGTTCCAAAAAACTCCGCAGCTCTTGGGAAGCGACCGATCACACTCCCGTCTACCTCTACGTGGGTCGGGTCGCTTCCGAAAAAAACATGCAGCTCCTCTTCCGCGCATGGGAGCAGATCCGCAGTCACCAACAGGCAGCAAAGATGATCATCGTTGGTGATGGCCCAGAGAGACCTGCCCTGGAGGCTCAGTGGAAAGATGTGATCTTCACTGGAGCCAAACGATCGACCGACCTTGCAGAGCATTACGCATCCGCCGACTTTTTTATCTTTCCCAGTATTACCGAAACCTTCGGAAACGTGGTCACGGAGGCTCTCTCCAGTGGACTTGTCGTTCTGGCTTTCGATTACGCGGCCCCGAAAAAATTCATTCGAGACGCGCAAAACGGTTTTCTCGCCCCTTTCGCAGACGAGCCCGCTTTCCTGAATGCGGTGGATAGATTCATCACCGAGGAAATTGACTGGCAGTCGATTCGAAAGGCTGCCCGGGAAACGGGTTTACAACTTTCCTGGTCAAGTGTTCTCAATCGATTCGCGAAAGACATCGAAGAAGCAATCCGTCAACGCAAAGCCGAAGACACCCAACAAATCTAG
- a CDS encoding MFS transporter: MARSKLGPIYLTLVVGTLAVSIDFASIDLALPALERAFGFDLEAIQWVINGYMIAFAVLMVTGGRLADAYGRRRFFLIGLTVFGGASLAGGLSPSGEVLIALRVIQGIGAAVMWPAMLGMGCGAVGPVKSAQVLGIVMATASIGNAAGPVVGGALTEYFSWRWVLWINVPMALLTFAVTWFFVEDDRPDKGATKPRNDYAGILCLTTGLVSLMIAVYQGDNWGWVTGKTLGLGIFGILLIFFFPFVEKRVPEPLVPQSLLYSREILTICVSSLTICGLFLIVLLYFTQYGMKFVGDSPTVAGGRVVLFMISYGTAAYITGLVYPKIGARRLMFFGFIFCVGASVFLGWVGAGASLVPLNLGLIFLGIGVGTSLPAGTSRAVQTAGVEQASLASGIVFLVQLAGAALLMAIGTALFYVISGFSMDAALSAKNQTLTASEQQIVTGILSGAENVKQIPEKTLDKLPELVGMMQGAYSNGLRWVLWFLAAVSAIVLVLIAAFIPRKLPVEEKPEESDPSNEVQVK; encoded by the coding sequence GTGGCGAGATCGAAACTTGGTCCCATCTACTTAACTCTAGTCGTAGGGACGTTAGCGGTCTCGATTGATTTCGCCTCGATCGACCTTGCACTTCCCGCTCTCGAACGGGCTTTCGGGTTTGATTTGGAAGCAATCCAATGGGTGATCAACGGTTACATGATCGCTTTTGCCGTACTCATGGTGACAGGGGGGCGTTTGGCGGATGCTTATGGGAGAAGGCGCTTTTTTCTGATTGGGTTGACCGTTTTTGGAGGGGCCTCTTTGGCCGGGGGGCTAAGTCCGTCGGGTGAGGTGCTGATTGCTTTACGAGTGATCCAAGGTATTGGAGCGGCGGTCATGTGGCCCGCAATGCTTGGGATGGGTTGTGGCGCTGTTGGGCCAGTGAAGAGTGCCCAGGTTTTGGGGATCGTAATGGCAACTGCGTCTATTGGAAATGCGGCCGGGCCTGTTGTTGGAGGTGCTCTTACCGAGTACTTTTCGTGGCGTTGGGTGCTTTGGATCAACGTCCCCATGGCCTTGCTCACCTTTGCGGTCACGTGGTTTTTTGTCGAAGATGATCGACCGGATAAGGGAGCTACCAAACCTCGAAACGACTACGCCGGCATTCTCTGCCTGACCACGGGTTTGGTCTCGTTGATGATCGCGGTCTATCAGGGAGACAACTGGGGCTGGGTGACAGGGAAAACCCTTGGACTCGGGATTTTCGGGATTCTTCTCATTTTCTTCTTTCCGTTTGTGGAAAAGCGTGTGCCAGAGCCGCTGGTTCCCCAGTCCCTACTTTACAGCCGGGAGATTTTAACCATTTGTGTCAGTTCGCTCACGATATGTGGATTGTTCCTCATCGTTCTACTCTACTTTACCCAATACGGGATGAAGTTTGTGGGTGATTCTCCAACGGTAGCGGGAGGAAGAGTGGTCCTGTTCATGATTAGTTATGGAACAGCTGCCTACATCACCGGGTTGGTTTATCCGAAGATCGGGGCAAGAAGACTGATGTTCTTTGGATTCATTTTTTGCGTGGGAGCATCCGTTTTCCTTGGCTGGGTTGGTGCGGGGGCATCGCTGGTGCCGTTAAACCTCGGATTGATATTTCTCGGAATCGGTGTTGGCACATCTCTCCCTGCGGGAACTTCGCGCGCTGTGCAGACCGCTGGGGTCGAGCAGGCGAGTCTGGCTTCGGGAATCGTTTTTTTGGTTCAGTTAGCTGGTGCAGCTTTGTTGATGGCGATTGGAACGGCCCTCTTTTACGTGATTAGTGGGTTTTCGATGGATGCCGCTTTGAGTGCGAAGAATCAGACTCTTACCGCGAGCGAGCAGCAGATTGTGACCGGGATTTTGTCTGGGGCAGAGAACGTAAAGCAGATCCCGGAAAAGACTCTCGATAAACTTCCAGAGCTTGTCGGGATGATGCAGGGTGCCTACTCGAATGGGCTTCGTTGGGTCCTGTGGTTTTTAGCGGCAGTGTCCGCTATTGTCTTGGTATTGATAGCCGCTTTCATTCCTAGAAAGCTTCCGGTCGAAGAAAAACCGGAGGAGTCCGACCCATCGAACGAGGTTCAAGTAAAGTAG
- the ccsA gene encoding cytochrome c biogenesis protein CcsA, with protein MKDSLLKWTPRAVFLLGIVYVAAGWFPRPLSPTYDYEGFGNLPVQVGGRIKPLDSVARNSLLILSEKQKAEIPRAALDGSDEKVPAIIWLAEMATRPEVADTTRVFRLLHPQLRNSLGIPDNAGKVFSYNDLQPHLGEISRLFEQINPETRQRDSFEKAVARIHNNLTRYHQLLHSFHPLGNLDQIPAEYAAYQTIIAPGLIQLNQQQAGEEFDQAVLNNFMAFADRYLKLSQQAMLRIIPPEGDAPADSDWENVGDSLLRSIQTGTIDPTVEKYAVLTEAYRNGDILGFNNAVEEMRSSFQVNYPDEKFRVSFEYLFNAAAPFIRASALYVIVLVLVLISWLRWSPTLNSSALALLLAAFIVHTVGLIARMYIQGRPPVTNLYSSAVFVGWGAVFLGIIFERFFRNGFGSATAALIGFSTLIIAHHLSLTGDTLEMMRAVLDSNFWLATHVIVITIGYSAVFLAGGLAIFGIIRGVLTTGLNRQTEKSLGTMIYGITCFAILFSFVGTMLGGIWADQSWGRFWGWDPKENGALLIVIWTAIMLHARWGALVKTRGMMVLAVFGNIVTAWSWFGTNMLGVGLHSYGFMDAAFFWLCLFVGSQLAIMGLAAIPVEYWRSAPLLVRESTRKTRRLAKPPSTAIVAKTKSPQRS; from the coding sequence ATGAAGGACTCACTTCTCAAATGGACACCGCGAGCGGTTTTCCTACTGGGGATCGTTTATGTTGCTGCAGGCTGGTTTCCCCGCCCACTCTCTCCAACCTATGACTACGAAGGCTTCGGCAATCTCCCGGTTCAGGTAGGCGGTCGAATCAAGCCGCTTGATTCGGTGGCTCGTAACTCTCTCTTGATTCTCAGTGAAAAACAAAAAGCCGAGATTCCTCGAGCGGCGCTGGACGGATCGGACGAAAAGGTCCCCGCAATCATCTGGTTAGCGGAAATGGCTACCCGCCCCGAAGTGGCCGACACGACGCGCGTCTTTCGTCTGTTGCACCCTCAGCTACGCAACTCTCTAGGCATTCCCGACAATGCCGGAAAGGTGTTTTCCTACAACGATCTTCAACCGCATTTGGGAGAGATCTCCAGACTCTTTGAACAGATCAATCCAGAGACCAGACAACGGGACAGTTTTGAAAAAGCGGTGGCCCGCATCCACAACAACCTCACTCGCTACCACCAACTGCTCCACAGCTTCCACCCGCTCGGCAACCTCGACCAAATTCCCGCTGAATACGCTGCCTACCAAACCATCATTGCGCCCGGCCTGATCCAGCTCAATCAGCAGCAAGCGGGTGAAGAATTTGATCAGGCAGTTCTCAACAACTTCATGGCGTTTGCAGACCGCTACCTGAAACTCTCCCAACAGGCCATGCTCCGCATTATCCCTCCCGAAGGCGATGCGCCTGCCGACAGCGACTGGGAAAACGTGGGCGACAGTCTTCTCCGATCGATTCAGACCGGGACGATCGACCCTACTGTTGAAAAATACGCAGTGCTCACCGAAGCCTACCGAAATGGCGACATCCTTGGGTTCAACAATGCTGTCGAGGAAATGCGCTCAAGCTTCCAGGTGAATTATCCAGACGAGAAATTTCGGGTAAGTTTCGAATACCTCTTCAATGCTGCTGCTCCATTTATTCGCGCCAGTGCCCTCTATGTGATCGTTCTCGTGTTGGTGCTGATCTCCTGGCTCCGCTGGAGTCCAACCCTCAACTCCTCTGCTCTCGCCTTACTCCTCGCGGCCTTTATCGTCCACACTGTGGGCTTGATTGCCCGGATGTATATCCAAGGCCGACCTCCAGTTACGAACCTTTACTCCTCAGCAGTCTTTGTCGGCTGGGGTGCAGTCTTCTTAGGGATTATCTTCGAACGCTTCTTTCGCAACGGATTTGGAAGTGCGACCGCTGCCTTAATCGGGTTCTCCACGCTCATCATCGCGCATCACCTGAGCCTCACTGGAGACACGCTCGAGATGATGCGGGCGGTGCTCGATTCCAACTTCTGGTTGGCTACCCATGTCATCGTCATCACCATCGGGTATTCGGCGGTTTTCCTCGCGGGCGGTCTCGCCATATTTGGAATCATTCGCGGTGTTCTGACGACCGGTTTAAATCGGCAAACCGAAAAGTCCCTTGGAACGATGATCTACGGCATCACCTGTTTCGCCATCCTCTTTTCTTTTGTCGGAACCATGCTCGGAGGTATCTGGGCGGATCAGAGTTGGGGTCGGTTCTGGGGCTGGGATCCCAAAGAAAACGGCGCTCTCCTGATTGTCATCTGGACGGCAATTATGCTGCACGCGCGTTGGGGGGCCCTAGTAAAGACGAGGGGAATGATGGTCCTAGCTGTCTTCGGCAACATCGTCACAGCCTGGTCGTGGTTTGGCACCAATATGCTCGGCGTTGGGCTCCACTCCTACGGATTCATGGACGCAGCTTTCTTCTGGCTCTGCCTTTTCGTAGGGAGCCAGCTCGCGATCATGGGGTTGGCCGCTATACCTGTTGAATACTGGCGAAGCGCTCCGTTGCTGGTCCGAGAAAGCACCCGAAAAACCCGCCGTCTCGCGAAACCCCCTTCGACTGCAATCGTAGCAAAGACCAAGAGCCCGCAAAGATCCTAG
- a CDS encoding cytochrome c biogenesis protein ResB translates to MIRGLLLFFTSLRLTVVLLGFSMALVFFGTLDQVNYGIHETQKRYFESFVVFWNPLPPYSDSNWARLALPLPGGYLLGTLLLINLVAAQTYRFRWSWKKSGILLIHVGLVLLILSEFVTDFFAEERQMWIDEGGTKNWSETYLENEIVFIDQSDPEVDTVYAINADHLRAGDWVEDERLPFRFFVEAYLPNATIRPTGPEENLPRQATQGLAQEMGLFASWVPETFVDNEINADTAVIRIFDQERDLGSWMVSNLLDERFPPQQITIAGREFELALRFKRTYYPFSVTLADFTHKKYPGTEIPKDFSSRVIVTDPTQNIERESLIYMNHPLRYDGHTFYQASFANQDTSSMLQVVNNPGWTLPYLSVFLVGLGLCVQFGIGLSRSRSMRSTQRATPKEARA, encoded by the coding sequence GTGATCCGTGGCCTCCTTCTCTTCTTCACCTCTCTCCGGCTGACAGTTGTCCTGCTGGGGTTCTCGATGGCGCTCGTATTCTTCGGGACGCTCGACCAGGTGAACTATGGCATTCACGAAACCCAGAAGAGATACTTTGAGAGTTTCGTTGTCTTCTGGAATCCTCTCCCCCCCTACTCTGACTCAAATTGGGCAAGGCTAGCGCTTCCACTACCCGGAGGTTACCTGCTTGGCACTCTCCTCCTAATCAATCTCGTAGCCGCGCAAACCTACCGGTTCCGGTGGAGCTGGAAAAAGTCAGGGATTCTCCTCATCCACGTCGGTCTCGTTCTTCTCATTCTCAGTGAATTTGTAACTGATTTCTTTGCCGAAGAACGGCAAATGTGGATTGACGAAGGCGGCACCAAGAATTGGTCGGAGACTTATCTGGAAAACGAGATCGTCTTCATCGACCAGTCCGATCCAGAGGTAGACACCGTCTACGCCATCAATGCAGATCACCTTCGTGCCGGAGATTGGGTCGAGGACGAACGGCTCCCCTTCCGTTTCTTTGTCGAAGCCTACCTCCCAAATGCCACCATTCGTCCCACCGGACCTGAAGAGAACCTACCCCGGCAGGCAACCCAAGGTCTGGCTCAGGAAATGGGCCTTTTCGCTTCATGGGTTCCCGAGACCTTTGTCGACAACGAGATTAACGCAGATACTGCTGTGATCCGGATCTTTGACCAAGAGAGAGACCTTGGATCATGGATGGTCTCAAACCTCCTCGACGAAAGGTTTCCCCCGCAGCAGATTACGATTGCCGGACGGGAATTTGAATTGGCCCTTCGGTTCAAGCGGACCTACTACCCTTTCTCAGTTACTCTGGCAGACTTTACGCACAAAAAATATCCCGGGACGGAGATCCCCAAGGACTTCTCCAGCCGGGTCATCGTAACCGACCCGACCCAGAATATTGAGCGGGAGAGTCTTATCTACATGAACCATCCACTACGTTACGATGGGCATACCTTTTACCAGGCTTCGTTCGCGAACCAAGACACGTCCTCTATGCTCCAGGTGGTGAATAACCCGGGGTGGACTCTTCCTTATCTGAGCGTGTTTCTAGTCGGGCTTGGCCTCTGTGTGCAATTTGGAATCGGCCTCTCTCGGTCGCGATCCATGCGATCGACTCAGCGTGCAACACCAAAGGAAGCCCGCGCATGA
- a CDS encoding 3-deoxy-7-phosphoheptulonate synthase, producing the protein MHTQPHQTSDVNVASFGSLPSPSDLQKEIPANDETQAFIQQSRYTIHRIIFGDDPRHLAIVGPCSIHDTDAGLEYAHRLAELAKEVNETIHIVMRVYFEKPRTTVGWKGLLMDPRLDGSCDLPEGLRKARQFLTNVLSVGLPTATEFLDPITPQYIADLISWAAIGARTTESQTHRQMASGLSMPIGFKNTTSGAVQPAVNAIRAASERQTFLGIDPNGDACAVTTKGNPNCHVILRGGSSGPNFAKEHVTSTRSALDKASLLPAILVDCSHANSSKEPQRQPEVLADVIRQRVSGETAIIGSMLESNLEAGNQSFPRPLEELKRGVSITDGCIDWKTTVDCIRRSADQLAETTPSPVADF; encoded by the coding sequence ATGCACACCCAGCCGCACCAGACATCTGACGTCAACGTCGCATCCTTTGGCTCGCTGCCATCTCCCTCGGATCTTCAAAAAGAGATACCAGCGAACGACGAAACTCAGGCATTCATCCAACAAAGCCGGTATACCATTCACCGAATCATCTTTGGAGACGACCCCCGTCATCTTGCGATCGTTGGTCCTTGTTCAATTCACGATACCGATGCGGGTTTGGAGTACGCGCATCGCCTCGCCGAGCTTGCAAAGGAGGTGAACGAGACGATCCACATTGTCATGCGAGTTTATTTCGAAAAGCCACGGACGACGGTTGGATGGAAAGGCCTTCTCATGGATCCGAGACTCGACGGATCCTGCGATCTTCCCGAAGGCCTCCGTAAGGCGAGGCAGTTTCTCACAAATGTTCTTTCCGTTGGACTCCCGACCGCCACGGAATTTCTCGATCCAATCACTCCGCAGTATATCGCCGACTTGATTAGCTGGGCGGCCATTGGGGCGCGCACCACCGAGTCGCAGACCCATCGTCAAATGGCTTCCGGTCTATCGATGCCCATTGGTTTCAAGAATACCACCTCTGGAGCAGTGCAGCCCGCGGTAAATGCCATCCGGGCTGCGAGCGAGCGTCAGACTTTTCTGGGTATCGATCCCAACGGAGATGCCTGTGCGGTGACCACCAAGGGAAATCCAAATTGCCACGTCATCCTCCGCGGTGGATCCTCTGGACCCAATTTCGCCAAAGAGCATGTCACTTCTACCCGTTCTGCTCTGGACAAAGCCTCTCTGCTTCCGGCGATTTTAGTCGACTGCAGTCATGCCAACTCCAGCAAGGAACCGCAAAGGCAGCCAGAAGTTCTTGCGGACGTGATCCGCCAGCGGGTTTCCGGAGAGACCGCCATCATCGGCTCCATGCTCGAAAGCAATCTCGAGGCAGGAAATCAATCGTTTCCCAGACCTTTGGAAGAACTGAAGCGAGGGGTATCCATTACCGATGGCTGTATCGACTGGAAGACTACCGTGGATTGCATTCGCCGCAGTGCCGATCAACTTGCGGAAACGACTCCTTCGCCTGTGGCTGATTTTTAG